A part of Pectinophora gossypiella chromosome Z, ilPecGoss1.1, whole genome shotgun sequence genomic DNA contains:
- the LOC126379995 gene encoding circadian locomoter output cycles protein kaput isoform X7, producing MDDDGDDKDDTKRRTRNLSEKKRRDQFNMLVNELSSMLSTNNRKMDKSTVLKSAISFLKNHNEVTVRSRAHDVQEDWKPAFLSNEEFTYLVLEALEGFVMVFSANGRIHYVSESITSILGHNPADIVNKTIFELTSDEDRPNLYSLLQNPGSSVDPLQTLIKDNEIRFQCHLSRGTLDFRDEVTYELIQFNGHFRTNLEQMDNDDLTAYQHEPDSSRILCVCTGRLVTPQLIRDVSLVDSNRSEFTSRHSLEWKFLFLDHRAPPIIGYLPFEVLGTSGYDYYHFDDLEKVVTCHEALMQKGELTSCYYRFLTKGQQWIWLQTRFYITYHQWNSKPEFVVCTHRVVSYADILKGTKQEGVEPEPVNEAEVTRGVVKEQPAEEAIVAAMSPSYMSEASEAFATTSYQPLSQPPSVKSASVASTAGTVATTGTTATPGASWPRTPQVRYAPGSDTASMSGESRSSARNSSRDTPKGQDPALVPQHGIGAQYLEPAPYVSVPGVLPLPVLVSPDQAQLQWPWQEQLQRKREELQQMIVRQQEELRQVKEQLLLARFGMLQPLINQVQVQNPFVNPEEVQQTQRLPAQIVYEGGAPRPAIPGYPPQHPPYTTGHPHMPQ from the exons ATGGACGACGATGGGGATGATAAAGATGACACAAAGAG GAGAACTCGTAACTTGAGTGAAAAGAAGCGGAGAGATCAGTTCAATATGCTTGTTAATGAGCTTAGTTCTATGTTATCCACCAATAATAGGAAAATGGACAAGTCTACTGTCCTCAAATCTGCTATCTCATTTCTTAAAAATCATAATG AAGTCACAGTCCGATCTCGAGCGCATGACGTTCAAGAGGATTGGAAACCTGCATTTCTGTCGAATGAAgaatttacttacttagtacTTGAGGCACTAGAGGGATTTGTGATGGTATTTTCTGCTAATGGAAGGATTCACTATGTATCTGAAAGCATCACGTCAATCCTTGGACATAATCCG GCTGATATAGTGAATAAAACTATATTTGAACTCACATCAGACGAAGACAGACCCAATTTGTACAGCCTTCTACAGAATCCTGGGTCTTCTGTGGACCCTTTACAGACATTAATCAAAG ACAACGAGATCCGGTTCCAGTGTCACTTGAGCCGCGGGACCCTCGACTTCAGAGATGAGGTCACATATGAACTTATTCAATTCAATGGACACTTTC GAACAAACTTGGAACAAATGGACAACGATGACTTGACTGCATATCAACACGAGCCAGACTCAAG CAGGATATTGTGCGTGTGTACGGGCCGGTTGGTGACGCCGCAGCTGATCCGCGATGTCTCGCTGGTGGATTCCAACCGTAGCGAGTTCACTTCGCGCCACAGCCTCGAGTGGAAGTTCCTCTTCCTCGACCACCGCGCGCCGCCCATCATCGGCTACCTGCCCTTCGAAGTCCTTGGCACTTCGGGCTACGACTATTACCACTTTGACGACCTGGAAAAAGTCGTCACCTGCCATGAAGCAT TGATGCAGAAAGGAGAACTAACCTCCTGCTACTACCGATTCCTCACAAAGGGCCAGCAGTGGATCTGGCTGCAGACTCGGTTCTACATAACATACCACCAGTGGAATTCGAAGCCGGAGTTTGTTGTGTGCACACATCGCGTTGTCAG TTACGCGGATATTTTGAAAGGCACTAAACAAGAGGGAGTGGAGCCAGAGCCGGTGAACGAGGCGGAAGTCACGCGCGGAGTGGTGAAAGAGCAACCCGCTGAGGAAGCCATAGTCGCCGCCATGTCGCCATCTTACATGTCCGAGGCAAGCGAGGCTTTCGCAACCACCTCTTACCAACCCCTGTCACAG CCGCCGTCAGTGAAGTCAGCGTCCGTGGCCAGCACGGCGGGCACGGTGGCCACGACGGGCACGACGGCCACGCCCGGCGCCTCTTGGCCGCGCACGCCGCAGGTGCGCTACGCCCCCGGCTCCGACACCGCCTCCATGTCTGGAGAGTCGCGCTCCTCGGCGCGGAACAGCTCGCGGGAC ACGCCCAAGGGGCAGGACCCGGCGCTGGTGCCGCAGCACGGGATCGGGGCGCAGTACCTGGAGCCGGCGCCGTACGTGAGTGTGCCGGGGGTGCTGCCGCTGCCGGTGCTCGTCTCACCGGACCAGGCGCAATTGCAG TGGCCGTGGCAGGAGCAGCTGCAGCGCAAGCGCGAGGAGCTGCAGCAGATGATCGTGCGGCAACAGGAAGAACTGCGGCAGGTCAAGGAGCAGCTACTGCTCGCGCGCTTCGGCATGCTGCAGCCGCTCAtcaat caGGTGCAGGTGCAGAACCCGTTCGTGAACCCAGAAGAGGTACAGCAGACGCAACGTCTGCCGGCACAAATAGTGTACGAGGGAGGTGCGCCGCGCCCGGCCATCCCCGGCTACCCCCCGCAGCATCCGCCCTACACTACCGGACACCCACACATGCCCCAGTGA
- the LOC126379995 gene encoding circadian locomoter output cycles protein kaput isoform X9, with amino-acid sequence MDDDGDDKDDTKRRTRNLSEKKRRDQFNMLVNELSSMLSTNNRKMDKSTVLKSAISFLKNHNEVTVRSRAHDVQEDWKPAFLSNEEFTYLVLEALEGFVMVFSANGRIHYVSESITSILGHNPADIVNKTIFELTSDEDRPNLYSLLQNPGSSVDPLQTLIKDNEIRFQCHLSRGTLDFRDEVTYELIQFNGHFRTNLEQMDNDDLTAYQHEPDSRILCVCTGRLVTPQLIRDVSLVDSNRSEFTSRHSLEWKFLFLDHRAPPIIGYLPFEVLGTSGYDYYHFDDLEKVVTCHEALMQKGELTSCYYRFLTKGQQWIWLQTRFYITYHQWNSKPEFVVCTHRVVSYADILKGTKQEGVEPEPVNEAEVTRGVVKEQPAEEAIVAAMSPSYMSEASEAFATTSYQPLSQPPSVKSASVASTAGTVATTGTTATPGASWPRTPQVRYAPGSDTASMSGESRSSARNSSRDLNPTAASYGHTYGSSDGSMMMYPQTPKGQDPALVPQHGIGAQYLEPAPYVSVPGVLPLPVLVSPDQAQLQEQLQRKREELQQMIVRQQEELRQVKEQLLLARFGMLQPLINQVQVQNPFVNPEEVQQTQRLPAQIVYEGGAPRPAIPGYPPQHPPYTTGHPHMPQ; translated from the exons ATGGACGACGATGGGGATGATAAAGATGACACAAAGAG GAGAACTCGTAACTTGAGTGAAAAGAAGCGGAGAGATCAGTTCAATATGCTTGTTAATGAGCTTAGTTCTATGTTATCCACCAATAATAGGAAAATGGACAAGTCTACTGTCCTCAAATCTGCTATCTCATTTCTTAAAAATCATAATG AAGTCACAGTCCGATCTCGAGCGCATGACGTTCAAGAGGATTGGAAACCTGCATTTCTGTCGAATGAAgaatttacttacttagtacTTGAGGCACTAGAGGGATTTGTGATGGTATTTTCTGCTAATGGAAGGATTCACTATGTATCTGAAAGCATCACGTCAATCCTTGGACATAATCCG GCTGATATAGTGAATAAAACTATATTTGAACTCACATCAGACGAAGACAGACCCAATTTGTACAGCCTTCTACAGAATCCTGGGTCTTCTGTGGACCCTTTACAGACATTAATCAAAG ACAACGAGATCCGGTTCCAGTGTCACTTGAGCCGCGGGACCCTCGACTTCAGAGATGAGGTCACATATGAACTTATTCAATTCAATGGACACTTTC GAACAAACTTGGAACAAATGGACAACGATGACTTGACTGCATATCAACACGAGCCAGACTCAAG GATATTGTGCGTGTGTACGGGCCGGTTGGTGACGCCGCAGCTGATCCGCGATGTCTCGCTGGTGGATTCCAACCGTAGCGAGTTCACTTCGCGCCACAGCCTCGAGTGGAAGTTCCTCTTCCTCGACCACCGCGCGCCGCCCATCATCGGCTACCTGCCCTTCGAAGTCCTTGGCACTTCGGGCTACGACTATTACCACTTTGACGACCTGGAAAAAGTCGTCACCTGCCATGAAGCAT TGATGCAGAAAGGAGAACTAACCTCCTGCTACTACCGATTCCTCACAAAGGGCCAGCAGTGGATCTGGCTGCAGACTCGGTTCTACATAACATACCACCAGTGGAATTCGAAGCCGGAGTTTGTTGTGTGCACACATCGCGTTGTCAG TTACGCGGATATTTTGAAAGGCACTAAACAAGAGGGAGTGGAGCCAGAGCCGGTGAACGAGGCGGAAGTCACGCGCGGAGTGGTGAAAGAGCAACCCGCTGAGGAAGCCATAGTCGCCGCCATGTCGCCATCTTACATGTCCGAGGCAAGCGAGGCTTTCGCAACCACCTCTTACCAACCCCTGTCACAG CCGCCGTCAGTGAAGTCAGCGTCCGTGGCCAGCACGGCGGGCACGGTGGCCACGACGGGCACGACGGCCACGCCCGGCGCCTCTTGGCCGCGCACGCCGCAGGTGCGCTACGCCCCCGGCTCCGACACCGCCTCCATGTCTGGAGAGTCGCGCTCCTCGGCGCGGAACAGCTCGCGGGAC CTGAATCCGACGGCGGCCTCTTACGGCCACACGTACGGATCAAGCGATGGTAGCATGATGATGTACCCGCAGACGCCCAAGGGGCAGGACCCGGCGCTGGTGCCGCAGCACGGGATCGGGGCGCAGTACCTGGAGCCGGCGCCGTACGTGAGTGTGCCGGGGGTGCTGCCGCTGCCGGTGCTCGTCTCACCGGACCAGGCGCAATTGCAG GAGCAGCTGCAGCGCAAGCGCGAGGAGCTGCAGCAGATGATCGTGCGGCAACAGGAAGAACTGCGGCAGGTCAAGGAGCAGCTACTGCTCGCGCGCTTCGGCATGCTGCAGCCGCTCAtcaat caGGTGCAGGTGCAGAACCCGTTCGTGAACCCAGAAGAGGTACAGCAGACGCAACGTCTGCCGGCACAAATAGTGTACGAGGGAGGTGCGCCGCGCCCGGCCATCCCCGGCTACCCCCCGCAGCATCCGCCCTACACTACCGGACACCCACACATGCCCCAGTGA
- the LOC126379995 gene encoding circadian locomoter output cycles protein kaput isoform X8, whose translation MDDDGDDKDDTKRRTRNLSEKKRRDQFNMLVNELSSMLSTNNRKMDKSTVLKSAISFLKNHNEVTVRSRAHDVQEDWKPAFLSNEEFTYLVLEALEGFVMVFSANGRIHYVSESITSILGHNPADIVNKTIFELTSDEDRPNLYSLLQNPGSSVDPLQTLIKDNEIRFQCHLSRGTLDFRDEVTYELIQFNGHFRTNLEQMDNDDLTAYQHEPDSRILCVCTGRLVTPQLIRDVSLVDSNRSEFTSRHSLEWKFLFLDHRAPPIIGYLPFEVLGTSGYDYYHFDDLEKVVTCHEALMQKGELTSCYYRFLTKGQQWIWLQTRFYITYHQWNSKPEFVVCTHRVVSYADILKGTKQEGVEPEPVNEAEVTRGVVKEQPAEEAIVAAMSPSYMSEASEAFATTSYQPLSQPPSVKSASVASTAGTVATTGTTATPGASWPRTPQVRYAPGSDTASMSGESRSSARNSSRDTPKGQDPALVPQHGIGAQYLEPAPYVSVPGVLPLPVLVSPDQAQLQLQRKREELQQMIVRQQEELRQVKEQLLLARFGMLQPLINQVQVQNPFVNPEEVQQTQRLPAQIVYEGGAPRPAIPGYPPQHPPYTTGHPHMPQ comes from the exons ATGGACGACGATGGGGATGATAAAGATGACACAAAGAG GAGAACTCGTAACTTGAGTGAAAAGAAGCGGAGAGATCAGTTCAATATGCTTGTTAATGAGCTTAGTTCTATGTTATCCACCAATAATAGGAAAATGGACAAGTCTACTGTCCTCAAATCTGCTATCTCATTTCTTAAAAATCATAATG AAGTCACAGTCCGATCTCGAGCGCATGACGTTCAAGAGGATTGGAAACCTGCATTTCTGTCGAATGAAgaatttacttacttagtacTTGAGGCACTAGAGGGATTTGTGATGGTATTTTCTGCTAATGGAAGGATTCACTATGTATCTGAAAGCATCACGTCAATCCTTGGACATAATCCG GCTGATATAGTGAATAAAACTATATTTGAACTCACATCAGACGAAGACAGACCCAATTTGTACAGCCTTCTACAGAATCCTGGGTCTTCTGTGGACCCTTTACAGACATTAATCAAAG ACAACGAGATCCGGTTCCAGTGTCACTTGAGCCGCGGGACCCTCGACTTCAGAGATGAGGTCACATATGAACTTATTCAATTCAATGGACACTTTC GAACAAACTTGGAACAAATGGACAACGATGACTTGACTGCATATCAACACGAGCCAGACTCAAG GATATTGTGCGTGTGTACGGGCCGGTTGGTGACGCCGCAGCTGATCCGCGATGTCTCGCTGGTGGATTCCAACCGTAGCGAGTTCACTTCGCGCCACAGCCTCGAGTGGAAGTTCCTCTTCCTCGACCACCGCGCGCCGCCCATCATCGGCTACCTGCCCTTCGAAGTCCTTGGCACTTCGGGCTACGACTATTACCACTTTGACGACCTGGAAAAAGTCGTCACCTGCCATGAAGCAT TGATGCAGAAAGGAGAACTAACCTCCTGCTACTACCGATTCCTCACAAAGGGCCAGCAGTGGATCTGGCTGCAGACTCGGTTCTACATAACATACCACCAGTGGAATTCGAAGCCGGAGTTTGTTGTGTGCACACATCGCGTTGTCAG TTACGCGGATATTTTGAAAGGCACTAAACAAGAGGGAGTGGAGCCAGAGCCGGTGAACGAGGCGGAAGTCACGCGCGGAGTGGTGAAAGAGCAACCCGCTGAGGAAGCCATAGTCGCCGCCATGTCGCCATCTTACATGTCCGAGGCAAGCGAGGCTTTCGCAACCACCTCTTACCAACCCCTGTCACAG CCGCCGTCAGTGAAGTCAGCGTCCGTGGCCAGCACGGCGGGCACGGTGGCCACGACGGGCACGACGGCCACGCCCGGCGCCTCTTGGCCGCGCACGCCGCAGGTGCGCTACGCCCCCGGCTCCGACACCGCCTCCATGTCTGGAGAGTCGCGCTCCTCGGCGCGGAACAGCTCGCGGGAC ACGCCCAAGGGGCAGGACCCGGCGCTGGTGCCGCAGCACGGGATCGGGGCGCAGTACCTGGAGCCGGCGCCGTACGTGAGTGTGCCGGGGGTGCTGCCGCTGCCGGTGCTCGTCTCACCGGACCAGGCGCAATTGCAG CTGCAGCGCAAGCGCGAGGAGCTGCAGCAGATGATCGTGCGGCAACAGGAAGAACTGCGGCAGGTCAAGGAGCAGCTACTGCTCGCGCGCTTCGGCATGCTGCAGCCGCTCAtcaat caGGTGCAGGTGCAGAACCCGTTCGTGAACCCAGAAGAGGTACAGCAGACGCAACGTCTGCCGGCACAAATAGTGTACGAGGGAGGTGCGCCGCGCCCGGCCATCCCCGGCTACCCCCCGCAGCATCCGCCCTACACTACCGGACACCCACACATGCCCCAGTGA
- the LOC126379995 gene encoding circadian locomoter output cycles protein kaput isoform X5, producing the protein MDDDGDDKDDTKRRTRNLSEKKRRDQFNMLVNELSSMLSTNNRKMDKSTVLKSAISFLKNHNEVTVRSRAHDVQEDWKPAFLSNEEFTYLVLEALEGFVMVFSANGRIHYVSESITSILGHNPADIVNKTIFELTSDEDRPNLYSLLQNPGSSVDPLQTLIKDNEIRFQCHLSRGTLDFRDEVTYELIQFNGHFRTNLEQMDNDDLTAYQHEPDSSRILCVCTGRLVTPQLIRDVSLVDSNRSEFTSRHSLEWKFLFLDHRAPPIIGYLPFEVLGTSGYDYYHFDDLEKVVTCHEALMQKGELTSCYYRFLTKGQQWIWLQTRFYITYHQWNSKPEFVVCTHRVVSYADILKGTKQEGVEPEPVNEAEVTRGVVKEQPAEEAIVAAMSPSYMSEASEAFATTSYQPLSQPPSVKSASVASTAGTVATTGTTATPGASWPRTPQVRYAPGSDTASMSGESRSSARNSSRDLNPTAASYGHTYGSSDGSMMMYPQTPKGQDPALVPQHGIGAQYLEPAPYVSVPGVLPLPVLVSPDQAQLQEQLQRKREELQQMIVRQQEELRQVKEQLLLARFGMLQPLINQVQVQNPFVNPEEVQQTQRLPAQIVYEGGAPRPAIPGYPPQHPPYTTGHPHMPQ; encoded by the exons ATGGACGACGATGGGGATGATAAAGATGACACAAAGAG GAGAACTCGTAACTTGAGTGAAAAGAAGCGGAGAGATCAGTTCAATATGCTTGTTAATGAGCTTAGTTCTATGTTATCCACCAATAATAGGAAAATGGACAAGTCTACTGTCCTCAAATCTGCTATCTCATTTCTTAAAAATCATAATG AAGTCACAGTCCGATCTCGAGCGCATGACGTTCAAGAGGATTGGAAACCTGCATTTCTGTCGAATGAAgaatttacttacttagtacTTGAGGCACTAGAGGGATTTGTGATGGTATTTTCTGCTAATGGAAGGATTCACTATGTATCTGAAAGCATCACGTCAATCCTTGGACATAATCCG GCTGATATAGTGAATAAAACTATATTTGAACTCACATCAGACGAAGACAGACCCAATTTGTACAGCCTTCTACAGAATCCTGGGTCTTCTGTGGACCCTTTACAGACATTAATCAAAG ACAACGAGATCCGGTTCCAGTGTCACTTGAGCCGCGGGACCCTCGACTTCAGAGATGAGGTCACATATGAACTTATTCAATTCAATGGACACTTTC GAACAAACTTGGAACAAATGGACAACGATGACTTGACTGCATATCAACACGAGCCAGACTCAAG CAGGATATTGTGCGTGTGTACGGGCCGGTTGGTGACGCCGCAGCTGATCCGCGATGTCTCGCTGGTGGATTCCAACCGTAGCGAGTTCACTTCGCGCCACAGCCTCGAGTGGAAGTTCCTCTTCCTCGACCACCGCGCGCCGCCCATCATCGGCTACCTGCCCTTCGAAGTCCTTGGCACTTCGGGCTACGACTATTACCACTTTGACGACCTGGAAAAAGTCGTCACCTGCCATGAAGCAT TGATGCAGAAAGGAGAACTAACCTCCTGCTACTACCGATTCCTCACAAAGGGCCAGCAGTGGATCTGGCTGCAGACTCGGTTCTACATAACATACCACCAGTGGAATTCGAAGCCGGAGTTTGTTGTGTGCACACATCGCGTTGTCAG TTACGCGGATATTTTGAAAGGCACTAAACAAGAGGGAGTGGAGCCAGAGCCGGTGAACGAGGCGGAAGTCACGCGCGGAGTGGTGAAAGAGCAACCCGCTGAGGAAGCCATAGTCGCCGCCATGTCGCCATCTTACATGTCCGAGGCAAGCGAGGCTTTCGCAACCACCTCTTACCAACCCCTGTCACAG CCGCCGTCAGTGAAGTCAGCGTCCGTGGCCAGCACGGCGGGCACGGTGGCCACGACGGGCACGACGGCCACGCCCGGCGCCTCTTGGCCGCGCACGCCGCAGGTGCGCTACGCCCCCGGCTCCGACACCGCCTCCATGTCTGGAGAGTCGCGCTCCTCGGCGCGGAACAGCTCGCGGGAC CTGAATCCGACGGCGGCCTCTTACGGCCACACGTACGGATCAAGCGATGGTAGCATGATGATGTACCCGCAGACGCCCAAGGGGCAGGACCCGGCGCTGGTGCCGCAGCACGGGATCGGGGCGCAGTACCTGGAGCCGGCGCCGTACGTGAGTGTGCCGGGGGTGCTGCCGCTGCCGGTGCTCGTCTCACCGGACCAGGCGCAATTGCAG GAGCAGCTGCAGCGCAAGCGCGAGGAGCTGCAGCAGATGATCGTGCGGCAACAGGAAGAACTGCGGCAGGTCAAGGAGCAGCTACTGCTCGCGCGCTTCGGCATGCTGCAGCCGCTCAtcaat caGGTGCAGGTGCAGAACCCGTTCGTGAACCCAGAAGAGGTACAGCAGACGCAACGTCTGCCGGCACAAATAGTGTACGAGGGAGGTGCGCCGCGCCCGGCCATCCCCGGCTACCCCCCGCAGCATCCGCCCTACACTACCGGACACCCACACATGCCCCAGTGA